The Deinococcus depolymerans genome includes the window GTGCGGCCATGATGGTCGTCACGGCGATTCTTTCGTGGTTCCTGGTGGGCCTGTTCGTGCGGGTCAGCCGGGCACGTGGCTGGGGCCAGAAGGTGCGCGTGGACGGCCCGCAGACGCACCTGGTGAAGGAGGGCACGCCCACGGCGGGCGGCGTGCCGTTCGTGCTGGCCATGGCACTGGTGTTCTTCCCGCTGTACCTGACCGGGCACGCGGGCGGGCCGCGCGAACTGATCATCATGCTCGCGGCGCTGGCGATGGGCGTGATCGGCGGCATCGACGACCTGCTCAAGATCCGCTCGCGCATGACCGGGCGGGGACGCACGGAACTGCTGGCCCGTGAGAAGTTCCCGTTGCAGTTCGTGGTGTCGCTGGCGTTCGCGTACTTCGCCGCGCCGCTGGCCTCGCATGAACTGCTGCCCAGCCTGGGGCCGGTCGCCGACGTGATCCTGCTGACGCTGGTGATGGTCGGCAGCGTGAACGCCTTCAACTTCACGGACGGCCTGGACGGCCTGCTGGGCGGCGTGGCGATCATCGTGCTGCTGCCGCTGCTGGCGCTGTCGCCGGTCAGTGCGCTGCTCTCGGCGGCGTTGCTGGGGTTCCTGTGGTTCAACGCACACCCGGCACGGGTGTTCATGGGCGACATGGGCAGTCACGCGATCGGCGCCGTGGCGGCCGGCGCGTACGTGCTGTACGCCGACGTGTGGCTGCTGCCACTGGCGGCGATCATTCCGGTCGTGGCGGTCCTGAGCGTCGTGATTCAGGTCGTGTCGTTCAAGACGCGCGGCAAGCGGGTGTTCAAGATGTCGCCCATCCAGCATCACTTCGAGCACGCGGACGTCGGCTGGCCGGAAACGCACGTCACCATGCGCTTCTGGGTGATCACGGCGGTCGCCACGGCCGCCACCTGGTGGATTCTGGGCGGGCGCCCTTGACCCCCGCCGGGGACGCGCGGCTGGCCGGGACGCTGCGTGCCCTGCCGGGCCTGTTCGCAGCGCGGGCGTACCTGCCGTCCATGGGAACCACCGTGTACCGCGCCGCGCACCAGACCGAGACGGACGGCCTGTTCACGCTGGACGTGGCCGGGGACGCCGGCATCCTGAGCCTGTACGCGCCGCTCGCGCCGCACGAGGAGGCCGCGCTGGCCGGCGCCTGCGCCCGCGCCGGGGGACTGGCGGCCGTGTACCTCAAGCGCCGCCCCGTCGAGGCCCGGCACGCCGCGAACGTCGAGCGCGAGTACCTGTCCCCCCCGGAACCCGTGTGGGGTGAGGCGCGCGCCGAGGTCACGGCGCTGGAGAACGGCGTGCCGTTCCTGATCCGGCCCGGCGCGGACCTGAGCGTGGGCCTGTTCACGGACGCCCGCCCGGCGCGGGCCTGGGTCCGCGAACACGCCGCGCACGGCGAGGGGCGGGTGCTGAACACCTTCGCGTACACCTGCGGGTTCGGCCTGAACGCCGCGCTGGGGGGCGCGGCGGTCGTGAAGAACGTGGACCTGTCCCGCAAGGTGCTGGCCTGGGGGCAGGCGAACTACGCCCTGAGCGGCCTGCCGGCGCCCGACACCGACTTCCTGTTCGGGGACGTGTTCGGGTGGTTCACGCGGCTCGCGCGGCGCGGCGCGCAGTTCGATCTGGTGATCCTGGACCCGCCCAGTTTCGCGCGGAGCAACGCCGGCACGTGGCGTTCCGAGCGGGATTACGGGCGGCTGATGACGCTGGCGGCGGGCGTGACCGCGCCGGGCGGGCGGGTACTCGCCCTGCTGAACCACGCGGGCGTGACCCCCGGCACCTTCGAGCGGCTGGCCTGGGCGGGACTGGAGGAGGCGGGCCGGTCGGGGCGCATCACGGCGCACCTGGGGGCCGGTGAGGATTACCCGGGCGCGACGCACCTCAAAGCGCACGTGTGGTCCCTGGACTGACCGGTGCGTGCGGCCCGGGAATCGCGAGCGGTATCACTTCGCTTTGTAAAGCGGGCGCTATGCTGTGGGCATGACCCAGACCGCGCAGAACGAACCGCAGGTGCTTGTCCCCCTGACCACCCCCGAGGAAGTCGATCAGTTCCTGACGGAGTACCCGCTGGCCGCCGTGTTCAAGGCCGGCACCTGCCACAAGACCATGCAGGGCTTCGGCGTGCTCGAAACGTTCCTGCAGCGCCACGAGCTGCCCGTGGGCTTCATCCGGGTGGTGGACTGGCGTCCGGCCAGCAACCACGTCGCGCAGCTCACCGGCATCATGCATCACAGCCCCCAGCTGATCCTGTTCCAGGACGGTCAGCCGCGCTTCGAGGTGAACAACTGGGACATCACGCCCGAGGCGCTCGCGCCGGTGTTCGCGCAGCACGTCCCGGTCCGCGCGGGCCAGGGCAGCGTGGCCACCGACGACAACGCCGAGCCGTACCGCCGCCTGATGCGCGCCTTCCTGGACGGACAGCTCAGCGAGTGGGCCTTCCAGGACCAGTACGTGAACATGTTCCGTGACGACGCCAGCCTGCGCAGCCAGCGGGAATTCGAGCTGCTCTCGCGCCTGTTCGGTGATCCCGACGCCTACCACGGCGGCCTGCACCAGCTGGGCGCCCCGCAGGAACGCGGTGACCTGAAGGCCCGCGTGCAGGCGCTGCTGACCGAACTCGGCTGATGCGGACCCGGATTGAATGACCAGAACCATGCAATCCGGGCAAAGCGAGTAGGAGCGGGACAGACCGACGGGCGTGGCGTTGACAACCCGCCAACCCACCGGGTTGTCAACGCCACAGACCCCATCCGTCTGGGCCCCTCCACGCAGGCCCGCCGCCCGCCGCCTTCACCGGCGGTGTGCGGCGGGCTGCCTGCTGTGGGCCGGAAGGACGGCCCCGCGCACGGCGAGTGCGACCTGAACGTGACTTTTTCGACACATGTAAGCGGCACGTAAGACCACAAGGGATGTCATGATGAGGTATCCATACGGTGACCCTCATCCCGAACCGAGACAGTCCTCATCCCGCCTTACCGGAATTCTCATGCCTGAGCCTACTCCCCTTCCCTCACAGACGCTGAACCGCCCGGTCCCCGTGCCCGCCGACGCGGCCGTGTACACGGGCATCAGCACCGACCACTATCCCTGGACGGAAGTGACCGCCGACCTGGCCGTCCGGCAATCCCAGGAGTTCAGCGGCGTCTTCGACGCCTGGCAGGGCGCCCGCTGGGCACGCTTCGTCTGGACGCGCGGCGCACTGCTGGGCGGCTTCACCCGCGCCGGGCAGACCCTCAGCTGGGCGACGGCCGCGCAGGGTCTGCCGCGCGCCAGCATCAGCCTGACCGAGCTCTCCCCCACCCTCAGCGACCTGCTGTGGTCCACGCGCGACGCGCAGGGCCGCGCGCTGCCCGGCGCCTGGCCCGACCACCGCCCCGCACTGGAACGCGAACGCTTCCACGGGCTGCTGGTCTCGGGACCGCACTGCTCTTTCTGGTCGTCCGGGCGGGTGCTGGGCGGCACGCTGCCACTGGCCGGCGCGACCTGCGAGGTGTACTCGCAGAACACCGAGGCGAACCGCGAGGCGCTGCTGGCCTTCTGGCAGGAACTGCTCGGCCGCATCCACCGGACCGTGAACCTCGACGCCGGCTGGCGGCAGGTGACCATCCGTCTGGCCGAGCAGCACCCCTGCCTGGACCCCTTCGCGCAGGACGTCCACCTGAGCGGCGGGGTGCTCAGCGTGGACGACGAGGTCCCGGTCAGCGAGTTCCGTCCCGCGCTGCTGGCTGGCCTGGAAGCCACCCTGGCCCGGCTGGGCCAGCGGCTGATCGACCTGCCGGTCACGGACCTGCGTGACCGGCCCGAATGGATGGCCGCCGGCCTGGAGTCCCGGTGAGCGCCCCGCAGTGGCCCGACGGGCTGAGCGACAGCACCCCGCTCCCCTACACCATCTGGCGGGTGCTGCACCAGGTGGACGGCGTGCGGGACATCACGGAAGTCGCGCGGCTCGCGGGCCTGACCGTTCCGGACGTGAACGAACGCCTGAATGCCGCCGCGCAGTGGATCAACCGCGCCGCCCAGCGTGAGCAGCAGG containing:
- a CDS encoding phospho-N-acetylmuramoyl-pentapeptide-transferase, translating into MMVVTAILSWFLVGLFVRVSRARGWGQKVRVDGPQTHLVKEGTPTAGGVPFVLAMALVFFPLYLTGHAGGPRELIIMLAALAMGVIGGIDDLLKIRSRMTGRGRTELLAREKFPLQFVVSLAFAYFAAPLASHELLPSLGPVADVILLTLVMVGSVNAFNFTDGLDGLLGGVAIIVLLPLLALSPVSALLSAALLGFLWFNAHPARVFMGDMGSHAIGAVAAGAYVLYADVWLLPLAAIIPVVAVLSVVIQVVSFKTRGKRVFKMSPIQHHFEHADVGWPETHVTMRFWVITAVATAATWWILGGRP
- a CDS encoding class I SAM-dependent rRNA methyltransferase, whose protein sequence is MGTTVYRAAHQTETDGLFTLDVAGDAGILSLYAPLAPHEEAALAGACARAGGLAAVYLKRRPVEARHAANVEREYLSPPEPVWGEARAEVTALENGVPFLIRPGADLSVGLFTDARPARAWVREHAAHGEGRVLNTFAYTCGFGLNAALGGAAVVKNVDLSRKVLAWGQANYALSGLPAPDTDFLFGDVFGWFTRLARRGAQFDLVILDPPSFARSNAGTWRSERDYGRLMTLAAGVTAPGGRVLALLNHAGVTPGTFERLAWAGLEEAGRSGRITAHLGAGEDYPGATHLKAHVWSLD
- a CDS encoding monothiol bacilliredoxin BrxC family protein, with product MTQTAQNEPQVLVPLTTPEEVDQFLTEYPLAAVFKAGTCHKTMQGFGVLETFLQRHELPVGFIRVVDWRPASNHVAQLTGIMHHSPQLILFQDGQPRFEVNNWDITPEALAPVFAQHVPVRAGQGSVATDDNAEPYRRLMRAFLDGQLSEWAFQDQYVNMFRDDASLRSQREFELLSRLFGDPDAYHGGLHQLGAPQERGDLKARVQALLTELG